One region of Vitis vinifera cultivar Pinot Noir 40024 chromosome 1, ASM3070453v1 genomic DNA includes:
- the LOC100247498 gene encoding 21 kDa protein — translation MKTHTLLFNVALLSAALLFAAAAATPTTYPDNSKAVDFIRTSCNATLYPKLCYTSLSAYANTIQQSPAHLARVAVAISLSRARHMASYVANLSRQADYGSAPRTAAALHDCFSTFGDAIDQIRGSLKQMRQLKAGESFRFQMGNVQTWMSAALTNEDTCTDGFEDAPDGAVKSEVCDRVENVKKFTSNALALVNSYVNKETNAMETP, via the coding sequence ATGAAAACACACACCCTTCTCTTCAACGTCGCTCTCCTCTCAGCGGCGTTACTCTTCGCTGCCGCCGCCGCCACCCCCACCACATACCCCGACAACTCCAAAGCTGTCGATTTCATCCGTACAAGCTGCAACGCAACTTTGTATCCAAAGCTCTGTTACACCTCCCTCTCCGCCTATGCCAACACCATCCAACAAAGCCCCGCCCACCTGGCCCGCGTCGCAGTTGCTATCAGCCTCTCCAGGGCCCGCCACATGGCCTCCTACGTGGCCAACCTCTCCCGCCAGGCGGACTACGGCTCAGCGCCGCGAACCGCAGCTGCCCTTCATGATTGCTTCTCCACCTTCGGCGACGCCATCGACCAGATTCGCGGCTCTCTCAAGCAGATGCGGCAGCTGAAAGCCGGTGAATCGTTTAGGTTTCAGATGGGTAACGTGCAGACGTGGATGAGCGCCGCGCTTACCAACGAGGATACGTGCACCGATGGATTCGAAGACGCGCCTGACGGCGCCGTGAAATCGGAAGTATGCGATCGGGTTGAGAATGTGAAGAAGTTCACCAGCAATGCGCTTGCCCTGGTTAATAGTTATGTGAACAAGGAAACTAACGCTATGGAAACGCCTTGA